The bacterium genome includes a window with the following:
- a CDS encoding DUF2283 domain-containing protein → MKISYDPEVDALYIRLLEGDYECRTVRLNDEVALNIGPGEQLIGIEILDAREVLGKGQLPPVILENVALAQPA, encoded by the coding sequence ATGAAAATCAGTTATGATCCAGAGGTGGATGCTCTGTACATACGCTTGCTCGAAGGCGACTATGAATGCCGGACTGTCCGGTTGAACGATGAAGTCGCACTGAATATCGGGCCGGGAGAGCAATTGATCGGCATCGAGATTCTCGACGCCAGAGAAGTCCTGGGAAAAGGCCAGTTGCCGCCGGTTATTCTGGAGAATGTTGCTCTGGCCCAACCCGCCTAG
- a CDS encoding GxxExxY protein, giving the protein MTENELSFEIIGAAIEVHRILGSELLESAYEECLCYELRQKGFHIDQQLWLPLHYKDVIVKESMYRLDIWVERKVIVDVKSVEQIPPVHFKQVRSYLQLTVSKLGLLLNFNVPVLKDGIHRIVLGLEE; this is encoded by the coding sequence ATGACCGAGAACGAATTGTCTTTCGAGATTATCGGCGCGGCCATCGAAGTCCATCGGATTTTGGGGTCTGAGCTTTTGGAATCTGCTTATGAAGAATGTCTTTGTTATGAACTGAGACAAAAAGGATTCCATATTGATCAACAACTCTGGCTGCCGTTGCATTACAAAGATGTGATTGTCAAAGAAAGCATGTATCGCCTGGACATTTGGGTGGAGAGAAAAGTAATTGTTGATGTAAAATCGGTCGAGCAGATCCCGCCGGTTCATTTCAAACAAGTAAGGTCATATTTGCAGTTGACCGTCAGCAAATTGGGGTTGCTTCTAAATTTCAATGTTCCAGTTCTGAAGGATGGTATTCACCGCATTGTGCTCGGCCTGGAGGAGTAA
- a CDS encoding macro domain-containing protein gives MLGNIRIKKADIFQSEAQTLVNTVNCVGVMGKGLALEFKQRFPEMFKDYEARCARGEVQLGRPYLYRGLFPPWILNFPTRDHWRSVSRLEDIVNGLNYLKDHYQAWGITSMAVPALGSSHGQLDWKVVGPTMYRVLSEFEIPIELCVPLNESVEDFEKLLAGKTLDSPENDSMLRIKPAWVALVAVLAELEKEPYRSPLGRTMFQKVAYFATMSGLPTGLNYRRGSYGPFADKLKAIITQLVNNGLIEARAFKQKMFEVRVGPAYRDASQRFANDLRDGSAIIKRVADLFARVNTQQAEVMATVHKAAHDLGRRIGRKPSSSEVTGEVLAWKQKRKPPLNQKMIENAVSALAMLGWIEIEAGEDLVIEEPELV, from the coding sequence ATGCTTGGCAATATCAGAATCAAAAAAGCTGACATCTTTCAGTCGGAAGCGCAGACGTTGGTGAATACCGTCAACTGCGTCGGGGTGATGGGCAAAGGCCTGGCGCTGGAATTCAAGCAGCGATTTCCCGAGATGTTCAAGGACTATGAGGCGCGCTGTGCCCGAGGTGAAGTGCAGCTTGGCAGGCCTTATCTTTATCGAGGCTTGTTCCCGCCGTGGATTCTGAATTTTCCGACCAGGGATCATTGGCGCAGCGTCTCGCGTTTGGAGGATATTGTCAATGGCCTGAATTATCTCAAAGATCATTACCAGGCCTGGGGAATCACTTCCATGGCGGTGCCGGCGCTCGGCTCTTCGCACGGCCAGTTGGACTGGAAGGTGGTCGGCCCGACGATGTACCGGGTTCTCAGCGAGTTCGAGATTCCGATCGAGCTTTGCGTGCCGTTGAACGAGTCGGTCGAGGATTTTGAAAAACTGCTCGCCGGCAAAACGCTGGATAGCCCCGAGAATGACAGCATGCTTCGCATCAAGCCGGCATGGGTGGCCTTGGTTGCCGTGCTGGCGGAATTGGAAAAAGAACCCTATCGCAGTCCGCTCGGGCGCACGATGTTTCAAAAGGTCGCTTATTTCGCCACGATGAGCGGCTTGCCAACCGGATTGAACTACCGGCGCGGCAGTTACGGTCCCTTTGCCGATAAGCTCAAGGCGATCATCACTCAACTGGTCAACAACGGCCTGATCGAAGCACGCGCTTTCAAACAAAAGATGTTCGAGGTGCGCGTCGGTCCGGCATATCGTGACGCCAGCCAAAGATTTGCGAACGACTTGCGCGATGGGAGCGCGATCATCAAGCGCGTGGCCGATCTTTTTGCGCGTGTCAATACCCAGCAAGCCGAAGTGATGGCAACGGTGCATAAGGCAGCACACGACCTTGGCCGGCGCATCGGGCGGAAGCCATCATCCAGCGAGGTGACCGGAGAAGTGCTGGCTTGGAAGCAAAAAAGGAAGCCGCCGCTCAATCAGAAAATGATCGAAAATGCCGTTAGCGCGCTTGCCATGCTGGGATGGATCGAGATTGAAGCTGGGGAAGATTTGGTGATCGAGGAACCGGAGCTGGTATAG
- a CDS encoding DUF5615 family PIN-like protein, with the protein MKFKLDENFGRRMQQLFRLAGHDVQTVREEGLQGSPDHALYAHCCREQRCLVTLDLDFAEVTRFPPNQTAGIAVIRIPKNPTLPLLESLIRQFLYALNTTSVNKQLWIIEIGRIRVHQSETDAETSV; encoded by the coding sequence ATGAAATTCAAACTGGATGAAAACTTCGGCAGGCGCATGCAGCAACTGTTTCGACTGGCTGGCCATGATGTGCAAACCGTACGTGAGGAAGGATTGCAGGGAAGCCCGGATCATGCCCTCTACGCTCATTGTTGCCGCGAACAGCGCTGTTTGGTCACGTTGGATTTGGATTTTGCCGAAGTCACTCGTTTTCCGCCCAATCAAACCGCAGGCATTGCGGTCATCCGTATCCCCAAGAACCCAACCCTACCACTGCTGGAATCTTTGATTCGCCAGTTTTTGTATGCACTCAATACAACGTCTGTGAACAAACAACTGTGGATTATTGAAATTGGCCGGATTCGAGTGCATCAATCCGAGACCGATGCAGAAACCAGCGTGTGA
- a CDS encoding B12-binding domain-containing radical SAM protein produces the protein MSRKKKIVFFFPSYGSDEACPPLALIAIAGPLVTAGYQVKIIDAALEPDYVNAVLREMDEALCLGMSFITGSMIDGAVQVGRAVKEKYADIPIVLGGWHPSILPEQTLAASFVDVVALRQGETTMLELAQHFSEGASLSDVTGILWKNGGSLQWNSARQYPHVAELPSRIPGYDLMDYDRYEALHGMRWIMYSSSHGCPYNCSYCSNASVYGRNLDVLPVEQVVDEVTYLVRKYRLRLVGIIDDLFFASRERSLQIAEGFVRAGLQFEWYIQDRADSWARLTTEQARLYRRAGLVRIHFGAESGSDEVLKSIEKKSNTEKTLAAVQRCKEADIRASFGFIFGLPAEAEEDLALTLDLIHRIYSAYDKADCYTNIFTPYPGSPLWPVSLKMGLAAPKSLEEWGKFYPRITYLPWLGEAGHRRLQAIRQYIRFGYHQVKVGEKAFSWQHTLLLNLLKPTARLRVQHHKFDLPLEVYAYWGLQKLKKGFSLYERY, from the coding sequence ATGTCCCGCAAGAAAAAAATCGTCTTCTTCTTCCCCTCCTACGGCAGTGATGAAGCCTGCCCGCCGCTGGCCCTCATCGCTATTGCCGGGCCGCTCGTCACCGCCGGCTATCAGGTCAAAATCATCGACGCCGCGCTCGAACCCGATTACGTCAACGCTGTGTTGCGCGAAATGGATGAGGCCCTGTGCCTGGGCATGTCATTCATCACCGGCTCGATGATCGACGGCGCCGTGCAAGTGGGCCGCGCCGTGAAGGAAAAATATGCCGACATTCCCATCGTGCTCGGCGGCTGGCATCCCTCGATTCTGCCGGAGCAAACCCTCGCCGCCTCGTTCGTCGACGTCGTGGCTTTGCGCCAGGGTGAAACGACCATGCTGGAATTGGCGCAACACTTTTCCGAAGGCGCCTCGCTCTCGGACGTCACCGGCATTCTCTGGAAAAATGGCGGCAGCCTGCAATGGAATTCTGCGCGCCAATATCCGCACGTCGCCGAGCTGCCCAGCCGCATTCCGGGCTACGATCTCATGGATTACGATCGCTACGAAGCCTTACACGGCATGCGCTGGATCATGTATTCTTCGAGTCACGGCTGTCCCTACAATTGCAGCTATTGCTCCAACGCCTCGGTTTATGGCCGCAATCTCGACGTGCTGCCGGTCGAGCAAGTGGTCGACGAAGTCACTTATCTCGTGCGCAAATACCGCCTGCGCCTCGTGGGCATCATCGATGACCTTTTCTTCGCCTCGCGGGAGCGCAGCCTGCAAATCGCCGAAGGTTTCGTGCGCGCGGGTTTGCAATTCGAATGGTACATTCAAGATCGCGCGGATTCCTGGGCGCGCCTCACCACCGAGCAGGCCCGCCTCTATCGCCGCGCCGGACTCGTGCGCATTCACTTCGGCGCGGAATCCGGCTCCGACGAGGTGCTGAAGTCCATCGAGAAAAAATCCAACACTGAAAAAACGCTGGCTGCGGTGCAGCGCTGCAAAGAAGCGGATATTCGCGCCAGCTTCGGTTTCATCTTCGGCCTGCCCGCGGAAGCCGAGGAAGATCTCGCCCTCACGCTCGATCTCATTCATCGCATTTATTCCGCCTATGACAAAGCCGATTGCTACACCAACATTTTCACGCCCTATCCCGGCTCGCCGCTGTGGCCGGTGAGCTTGAAGATGGGACTCGCAGCGCCCAAGTCGCTGGAAGAATGGGGCAAATTCTATCCGCGCATCACCTATTTGCCCTGGCTCGGCGAAGCAGGCCATCGCCGCTTGCAGGCCATCCGGCAATACATTCGCTTCGGCTATCATCAAGTCAAAGTCGGCGAAAAGGCGTTTTCGTGGCAGCACACGCTGCTGCTCAATTTGCTCAAACCCACGGCGCGGCTGCGGGTGCAGCATCACAAATTTGATCTGCCCCTGGAAGTGTATGCCTATTGGGGTTTGCAGAAGTTGAAAAAGGGGTTCAGTTTGTATGAGAGATATTGA
- a CDS encoding site-specific DNA-methyltransferase, which produces MPESNNKPSWGPDNPHPLAKMKTELVWEGKYDEYGNRRPVKLPASDLPLQRIETIDEPHDRAKAAQGSLFDHAEFSAKAHRDDFRNMLIWGDNKLAMASLLERFRGKIDLIYIDPPFDVGADFTMQVQIGEEGEALQKEQSILEAVAYRDTWGKGTDSYLHMMYERLTLMRDLLSERGSIYVHCDWHVSHLLRSLLDDVFSPQLFQNEIIWKRTTGHSDSATYGHNHDCILFYAKSETIIWNNPKTQYEEWYIERYYRYTEPNGRRFMSDNLSASGLSGGGYYYKWKGKDGYWRCPKSTMEKLDADGRIFYTKNNIPRYKRYLDEMEGLPVQTIWDDLQSVVSWSPEAMGYNTQKPEGIAHRILSASSNEGDLVADFFCGSGTTLAVAEKLGRRWIGVDLGRYAIHTTRKRLIQVQRELHEKGQPYRSFDVYNLGRYERQWWQMERLAGADEEHRRIVLDFYKAAPLGSTGSPTKGSTSSLSHPLLHGTKHGAFVHVDQIDGLFTFEELRTVAEAAQAAGSRELHCLAWEFEMELQHKKQAVEAETGLTIRLKYIPREIMEPNRTECQFFEAGALEVKVLHRNKKIDIALQHFTPALAEAPEMEMEALRKRAVKSPFDFIDFWAVDFEWHANKPFEHHWQDFRTRKDRSLKTKTDIGWEYKTSGKKQICVKVIDVFGVDTTTVVEVDI; this is translated from the coding sequence ATGCCCGAAAGCAACAATAAGCCCTCTTGGGGCCCCGACAACCCGCATCCGCTGGCGAAGATGAAGACCGAGCTGGTGTGGGAAGGCAAGTACGATGAGTACGGCAATCGCCGGCCGGTGAAGTTGCCTGCTTCGGATTTGCCGTTGCAGCGCATTGAGACGATTGACGAGCCGCACGACCGTGCGAAGGCGGCGCAGGGCAGTTTGTTCGATCACGCCGAGTTTAGCGCCAAAGCTCACCGCGACGATTTCCGGAACATGCTGATTTGGGGCGACAACAAGCTCGCCATGGCTTCTTTGCTCGAGCGCTTTCGTGGCAAGATCGATCTGATTTATATCGACCCGCCGTTCGACGTTGGCGCGGATTTCACCATGCAAGTGCAGATTGGCGAGGAAGGCGAGGCGCTGCAAAAGGAGCAATCCATCCTCGAAGCCGTGGCCTACCGAGATACCTGGGGCAAAGGTACCGATTCTTATTTGCACATGATGTATGAACGGCTGACGCTGATGCGGGATTTGTTGAGTGAGAGAGGGAGTATTTATGTGCATTGTGATTGGCATGTATCTCATCTATTGCGTAGTTTATTGGATGATGTTTTTTCACCCCAATTATTTCAAAATGAGATTATCTGGAAGAGGACAACTGGGCATAGCGATTCTGCAACTTATGGTCATAACCACGATTGCATTCTGTTTTATGCAAAATCAGAAACGATAATTTGGAACAATCCAAAAACTCAATACGAGGAATGGTACATAGAAAGATACTACCGATATACAGAACCTAATGGACGTCGTTTCATGTCTGATAATCTTTCAGCGTCTGGTTTGAGCGGAGGCGGATATTATTATAAGTGGAAGGGAAAAGATGGTTATTGGCGATGCCCCAAATCCACTATGGAGAAGCTTGATGCGGATGGTCGTATTTTTTATACAAAAAATAACATTCCAAGATATAAGCGCTACCTTGATGAAATGGAAGGTTTGCCAGTACAAACAATCTGGGATGACTTACAGTCTGTTGTTTCGTGGTCTCCAGAGGCAATGGGGTATAACACTCAAAAACCAGAGGGAATTGCGCACCGCATTCTGAGTGCTTCTTCCAACGAAGGCGATCTCGTCGCCGACTTCTTCTGCGGCTCGGGCACAACGCTGGCCGTAGCAGAGAAGCTCGGCCGGCGGTGGATTGGTGTCGATCTCGGCCGCTATGCCATTCACACCACGCGCAAGCGTCTCATTCAGGTGCAACGCGAGCTGCACGAAAAAGGCCAGCCGTATCGCTCGTTCGATGTTTACAATCTCGGCCGCTACGAGCGGCAATGGTGGCAAATGGAACGGCTGGCCGGCGCCGACGAAGAACACCGCCGTATCGTGTTGGATTTTTACAAAGCCGCGCCGCTTGGTTCGACAGGCTCACCAACCAAGGGCTCGACAAGCTCACTATCCCATCCGCTTTTGCACGGCACCAAGCATGGTGCTTTCGTGCATGTCGATCAAATCGATGGTTTGTTCACGTTCGAAGAACTGCGCACGGTTGCCGAGGCGGCGCAAGCAGCGGGCAGCCGCGAGCTGCATTGTTTGGCGTGGGAATTCGAGATGGAATTGCAGCACAAAAAGCAGGCGGTGGAGGCGGAAACCGGCCTCACCATCCGGCTGAAATATATCCCGCGCGAGATCATGGAGCCGAACCGCACCGAGTGCCAATTCTTCGAAGCCGGCGCGTTGGAGGTGAAAGTTCTACATCGAAATAAAAAGATCGACATCGCATTGCAGCACTTCACGCCGGCGCTGGCCGAAGCTCCGGAAATGGAAATGGAGGCCTTGCGCAAACGCGCGGTCAAATCGCCGTTCGATTTCATCGACTTCTGGGCGGTGGATTTCGAGTGGCATGCCAACAAACCCTTCGAGCATCATTGGCAGGATTTCCGCACGCGCAAAGATCGTTCGCTCAAAACCAAAACCGACATCGGCTGGGAATACAAAACCTCCGGCAAAAAGCAAATCTGCGTCAAAGTCATCGACGTGTTTGGGGTGGATACCACGACGGTGGTGGAGGTGGATATCTAA
- a CDS encoding Fic family protein — MNPESFKDSTAGRCILTPTGFHAFVPNPLPPKLEVDWELTNLLSEANVHLGELSGSGRLLPNPHLLIQPYLRREAVLSSRIENTVAGMDDLFFFEADESEPPHAPDVREVANYVRALEYGLKRIKELPISGRLVREIHEHLMKDVRGGNIPNAPGEFRRSQNWIGPPGCTLMEATFVPPPVNEMQEALAAWEKYLNTTPREPVLIQCALMHYQFEAIHPFVDGNGRVGRLLITFLLCERGVLSQPLLYLSAFFERHRDEYYRRLLAISEKGDWRGWIEFFLRGIIVQSKEALENANAILDLHANMMGKIQSKKAPHTARRIIDHLFGNPIISIHGLSRLWGLEYLTIQRGVRYLENAGILKEITGQRRNRLFVAAQLLELLTGNLGKSAAKGQKEN, encoded by the coding sequence ATGAACCCTGAATCATTCAAAGACTCAACGGCGGGCCGATGTATCTTGACGCCAACTGGTTTTCACGCTTTTGTGCCCAATCCATTGCCTCCCAAGCTGGAGGTGGACTGGGAGTTGACCAATCTTTTGTCGGAGGCCAACGTCCACCTGGGTGAATTGTCCGGGTCGGGGCGCTTGCTGCCCAATCCGCATCTGCTCATTCAGCCATATCTCCGCCGTGAAGCGGTTTTGAGTTCCCGCATTGAAAACACCGTGGCAGGAATGGATGATCTGTTCTTCTTCGAAGCAGATGAGAGCGAGCCGCCGCACGCCCCCGATGTTCGCGAAGTTGCAAACTACGTGCGCGCCTTGGAGTATGGACTGAAACGCATCAAGGAATTGCCCATCAGCGGCCGCCTGGTTCGGGAGATTCATGAACACTTGATGAAGGACGTCCGGGGAGGAAATATCCCGAATGCGCCGGGGGAGTTTCGCCGTTCGCAAAACTGGATTGGCCCTCCAGGATGTACCCTGATGGAAGCGACCTTTGTGCCTCCGCCTGTCAATGAAATGCAGGAGGCGCTGGCGGCCTGGGAAAAATATCTGAACACTACTCCCAGGGAACCGGTTTTGATTCAGTGTGCGCTGATGCACTATCAATTTGAAGCCATTCATCCTTTCGTCGATGGCAACGGCCGCGTGGGTCGGCTATTAATCACTTTTCTGCTTTGTGAACGCGGTGTGTTGTCTCAGCCGCTGCTTTATCTTTCCGCTTTTTTTGAACGGCATCGGGATGAATACTATCGGCGCCTGTTGGCCATCAGCGAAAAGGGAGATTGGCGCGGCTGGATCGAATTTTTTCTGCGCGGCATCATTGTGCAATCAAAAGAAGCGCTCGAGAACGCCAATGCCATTCTTGATTTGCACGCAAACATGATGGGAAAAATTCAGTCGAAAAAAGCGCCTCATACGGCACGTCGCATTATTGATCATCTCTTCGGCAATCCTATCATTTCCATCCACGGATTATCCCGACTTTGGGGATTGGAGTATTTGACGATTCAAAGAGGCGTTCGATATTTGGAAAACGCCGGCATTCTAAAGGAAATTACCGGACAACGGCGGAATCGTTTGTTTGTCGCCGCTCAGCTTCTTGAATTGCTGACTGGAAACCTCGGCAAGTCAGCTGCAAAAGGACAGAAAGAGAATTGA
- a CDS encoding DUF4258 domain-containing protein — protein MKPIRLTQHAIDQCKERGTNEIEVRQAIEQGSREPAKKGRELCRFNFPFGRSWQGNDYPIKQVAPVIKEEVDEIIVITVYTFFF, from the coding sequence ATGAAGCCCATCCGTTTGACACAACACGCGATTGATCAATGTAAGGAACGCGGCACCAACGAAATTGAGGTGCGTCAGGCGATTGAACAAGGATCTCGGGAGCCGGCGAAGAAAGGCCGTGAACTGTGTCGCTTCAACTTTCCCTTTGGCCGGTCCTGGCAGGGAAATGACTATCCGATCAAACAAGTCGCGCCAGTCATCAAAGAAGAAGTGGACGAGATCATTGTCATTACCGTTTACACATTTTTCTTCTGA
- a CDS encoding DEAD/DEAH box helicase family protein encodes MAFEITERNASALEPLFKPWEEPTLHRLPNPQKGEAAIIQPGRRPSKCPLVRSIRAQVDGWRRGGYAGVSDTSRKLMSFWFNTEHQVEDEDGNAMPFRYHWAQREAIETIIYLYEMRRVRNVAELLFEFGDDTIADLALGINPEEDRWAKYCSKIATGGGKTKVMSLAIVWSYFHSLYEPDSSLAQHFVIIAPNLTVYERLKDDFENCKIFYQDPLLPEDWAADFKNQMQVVLQDSSGGTSTRGAIYLTNIHRLHENRGKSDNDDSPTTSIFGPPVKKAQALDTGATLRDRITSHPRLMVLNDEAHHLHDADLAWNRAIEALQSQSLSKGNAGICLQLDYTATPKHNNGELFRHIICDFPLGEAVDAGIVKVPVLGESDELVVHGDKKAPAHERYAMHLKLGYQRYKKTFEEYSKVRKPILFVMTEDADAANEIADYLDSKQFPLLKGRVLNLHTRLKGRIKKVTRNGREIKEFVENETAMKPEDLRELREMSRELDAKDSKFRCVVSVMMLREGWDVRNVTTIVPLRPYSAKSGILPEQTLGRGLRRMFPTAETPEMVTVVHHPAFRKLYEDELAQEGLDIAVLPIREAFKQTVTIFVDHEHKPVENLAIEIPLISDAIETTNELQGLTFEAVRDYFQQRYQPLPIGQKKDGPVEYKERHLFTDEIVSRMQLDAGLLTNAWSAAGYFAQMLGRVCKLSNPHQVLAPLLEKFISKVLFEREVDLYAGEIDHRMRDTDVQEHVRATLTPLILQKTVQKKDRKRISQGQPLSAWQPFQATSNDKRPAVTAKRTMFNLTPCENEFEQSFVDFCDFANDVAAFAKNAGPQKLMIDYLRPDGYRALYVPDFFVRENLGDYYLVELKGKTDTLVPVKAQAAAEWCKVASRKGVKWHYLYVPYSLFQQSSASSIAELARACEPSLRSLLDEAKTRQIQLPLAEETAKKDAEDFFTQICQNAGVKALPEAIDGTIRQAVALLDHAIKTRMPDLAHAFQPMLRLYDDYAIKILSQKLSPQIPARESERRDFFNPYLGAVDYRMRTPLEKNQRYLQQNLIHGRPIQKLGTLLFCLDYAQQGGSGVAGVWKAVAKIFADAGMKGLYDDLKKVNEVRNRHVAHSEAPLADPETAVEAMGDWVRCLDRMVNLAS; translated from the coding sequence ATGGCCTTCGAAATCACCGAGAGAAATGCCTCAGCGCTTGAACCGTTGTTCAAGCCGTGGGAAGAGCCAACACTGCACCGCTTGCCCAATCCGCAAAAAGGCGAGGCGGCGATCATTCAACCGGGCCGGCGGCCGAGCAAATGTCCGTTGGTGCGCTCGATCCGCGCGCAAGTGGATGGCTGGCGGCGCGGCGGTTATGCCGGCGTCAGCGACACTTCGCGCAAGCTGATGAGCTTTTGGTTCAACACCGAGCATCAAGTCGAGGATGAAGACGGCAACGCCATGCCGTTTCGCTATCACTGGGCCCAGCGCGAAGCCATCGAGACCATCATTTATCTTTACGAAATGCGCCGCGTGCGCAACGTGGCGGAGCTGCTGTTCGAGTTTGGGGACGACACGATTGCCGATCTGGCATTGGGCATCAATCCCGAAGAGGATCGCTGGGCCAAATATTGCAGTAAGATCGCCACCGGCGGCGGCAAAACCAAGGTGATGAGCCTCGCCATCGTGTGGAGCTACTTTCACTCCTTGTATGAGCCGGATTCCAGTCTCGCGCAACATTTCGTCATCATCGCGCCGAATTTGACAGTGTACGAACGGCTGAAGGATGATTTTGAAAATTGCAAAATTTTTTACCAAGACCCGCTGCTGCCGGAAGACTGGGCGGCTGATTTCAAAAATCAAATGCAAGTCGTGCTGCAGGACAGTTCCGGCGGCACGAGCACGCGCGGGGCGATTTATCTGACCAACATTCACCGCTTGCATGAGAATCGCGGCAAAAGCGACAACGACGATTCGCCCACCACTTCCATCTTCGGCCCGCCGGTGAAAAAGGCGCAAGCGCTGGATACCGGCGCCACGCTGCGCGACCGCATCACCAGCCATCCGCGGCTGATGGTGCTGAACGACGAAGCGCATCATCTGCACGATGCCGATTTGGCGTGGAATCGCGCCATCGAAGCGCTGCAAAGCCAGAGTCTCAGCAAAGGCAACGCGGGCATCTGCCTGCAACTGGATTACACCGCTACGCCGAAACACAACAACGGCGAGCTGTTCCGCCACATCATCTGCGATTTTCCGCTGGGTGAGGCCGTGGACGCGGGCATCGTCAAAGTGCCGGTGCTCGGCGAATCGGACGAGCTAGTGGTACACGGCGACAAAAAGGCGCCGGCGCATGAACGCTACGCCATGCACTTGAAGCTCGGCTATCAACGCTACAAGAAAACTTTTGAAGAGTACAGCAAAGTCCGCAAGCCGATTCTTTTTGTGATGACCGAGGACGCGGATGCCGCCAACGAGATCGCTGATTATCTCGACAGCAAACAGTTTCCCCTGCTCAAAGGCCGCGTGCTGAACCTCCACACGCGCTTGAAGGGCCGCATCAAAAAGGTCACACGCAACGGCCGGGAGATCAAAGAGTTTGTCGAAAACGAAACCGCGATGAAGCCGGAGGACTTGCGCGAGCTGCGCGAAATGTCCCGCGAGCTGGATGCGAAGGACAGCAAATTCCGCTGCGTGGTTTCGGTGATGATGCTGCGCGAAGGCTGGGACGTGCGCAACGTCACTACGATTGTGCCGCTGCGGCCGTATTCGGCGAAGTCGGGCATTCTGCCGGAGCAAACCTTGGGGCGCGGCTTGCGGCGGATGTTTCCCACTGCCGAAACCCCGGAAATGGTGACGGTGGTGCATCATCCGGCCTTTCGCAAACTGTACGAAGATGAGCTGGCGCAGGAAGGCCTCGACATTGCGGTGCTGCCGATTCGCGAGGCGTTCAAACAGACGGTGACGATCTTCGTCGATCACGAGCACAAGCCGGTCGAAAATCTTGCCATCGAAATTCCGCTCATCTCCGACGCTATCGAAACCACAAATGAGCTGCAAGGCTTGACCTTCGAGGCGGTGCGCGACTATTTTCAACAGCGCTATCAGCCGCTGCCGATTGGCCAGAAAAAAGACGGGCCGGTGGAATACAAGGAACGGCATCTCTTCACGGACGAAATCGTCAGCCGCATGCAGCTCGATGCCGGCTTGTTGACCAACGCCTGGTCGGCCGCCGGTTATTTCGCACAGATGCTGGGCCGCGTCTGCAAGCTCAGCAATCCCCATCAAGTGCTAGCGCCATTGCTTGAGAAGTTCATTTCCAAAGTTCTATTCGAACGCGAAGTGGATTTGTACGCCGGCGAGATCGATCACCGCATGCGCGACACCGATGTGCAGGAACATGTGCGCGCCACGTTGACGCCGTTGATTCTGCAAAAGACCGTCCAGAAGAAAGATCGCAAACGCATTAGCCAGGGCCAGCCACTTTCTGCCTGGCAACCATTTCAAGCCACCAGCAATGACAAACGGCCGGCGGTCACCGCCAAGCGGACGATGTTCAATCTGACGCCGTGCGAGAATGAATTCGAGCAGTCGTTTGTCGATTTTTGCGACTTTGCCAACGACGTGGCGGCCTTTGCGAAAAACGCCGGTCCGCAAAAGTTGATGATCGACTACTTGCGTCCCGACGGCTACCGCGCGCTGTACGTGCCGGATTTTTTCGTGCGCGAAAACTTGGGCGACTATTACTTGGTTGAGTTAAAAGGAAAAACTGACACGCTGGTGCCGGTGAAGGCGCAAGCCGCTGCGGAATGGTGCAAAGTTGCTTCGCGAAAAGGCGTGAAATGGCATTACCTTTACGTGCCGTATTCTCTGTTTCAACAAAGCTCGGCTTCGAGCATCGCGGAACTGGCACGCGCCTGCGAGCCTTCTCTTCGCTCTTTGCTGGACGAAGCGAAGACGCGCCAGATACAATTGCCGCTGGCCGAAGAAACGGCAAAGAAAGACGCGGAGGATTTTTTCACGCAAATCTGCCAAAACGCCGGCGTCAAAGCGCTTCCTGAGGCAATCGACGGCACGATCCGACAGGCGGTGGCGTTGCTGGATCATGCCATCAAAACGCGAATGCCGGACCTGGCGCACGCGTTTCAACCCATGCTGCGGCTGTATGATGATTATGCGATCAAAATTCTCTCGCAAAAACTCTCCCCTCAGATTCCCGCCCGCGAAAGCGAGCGCCGCGATTTCTTCAATCCCTATTTGGGCGCCGTGGATTATCGCATGCGCACACCGCTGGAGAAAAATCAACGCTACCTCCAGCAGAATCTAATTCACGGGCGGCCGATTCAAAAACTGGGTACGCTGCTCTTTTGCCTGGATTATGCGCAGCAAGGCGGCTCGGGCGTGGCCGGCGTGTGGAAGGCGGTGGCGAAGATATTTGCCGATGCCGGCATGAAAGGCCTGTACGATGACTTGAAAAAAGTCAACGAAGTCCGCAACCGGCACGTCGCACACAGCGAGGCGCCGCTTGCTGATCCGGAAACAGCGGTGGAGGCGATGGGCGATTGGGTGCGGTGCCTTGATCGCATGGTAAATCTGGCATCATGA